The following DNA comes from Marinihelvus fidelis.
TGGCGGTGCACCGCGTGCCGGAGGCGCGCAACGGCCAGATCGTGGTCGCCCGCATCGAGGACGAGGTCACCGTCAAGCGGTTCCACCGTGATGGCCGCCGGGTCACGCTACTGCCCGAGAACCCCGACTTTTCCCCCATCGAGATCGACCTGGCCCACCAGCACCTCGAAATCGAGGGCCTGGGTGTCGGCGTCATTCGCAGCCACCTGACAGGCTGATGCGCCCGGCCCCGCGCCAGGCGCCGGGGCATCCGCTGGTCTGGCGGGGCGGCCAACGCCAACACGCGCTGCCTGTCCTGCCCAGCGGGCACCCGGTTCTGGATCAACACCTGCCGGGCGGCGGCTGGCCGGTCGGCGCGCTGACCGAATTACGCCCAGCCCGGCCCGGGCTCGGTGAGTTCTGGCTGCTATTGCCGTTGCTCGCACGGGTCACCCACGGTGGCGGCTGGGCCATCCTGGTCAACCCGCCCTGGATCCCCTACCCGCCGGCACTGCGCGGCCATGGCATCGAGCTGAAGCGCCTGCTGCGGGTACAGACCGGCGGCGCCGCGGATACCCTGTGGGCCTGCGAGCAGGCCCTGCGGGGCGCGCGGGGCGGCACGGTCCTGGCCTGGGCAGGCGACGACCGCCGCCAGGGTGCATTCAGCCAGCTGCGGCGCCTGCAACTGGCCGCGCGTGACGGCCACAAGCCGGCCTTCCTGTTTGCCGCGCCCGGCGACGCGTCGCGGGCCACGCCCGCGGCCCTGTGCCTGGGCCTGGACGCCGGCAAGCGTGGCCTGGAGATCCGGCTGCTGAAATGCCGTGGCCACCGCCCCGCACAGCCCATCCACCTGCGCCGCCCGCACGATGACGACGCCATCATGATGGCCACGCCAATCCCCACCGGTCATGCCTGAAGCCTGGCTGGCGGTATGGCTGCCACGCCTGGCGCTCGACCTGGTAACCCGCGCTGGCCAGCCGGCCGTCACCGCCATGGCGATCACCGAGGCCCACCGGGGGCGCGCGGTCATCGTTGACATGAACGACCCGGCCGCCGGCCACGGCGTGCGCCCCGGCATGCCGGTGACGGCGGCGCTCGGGCTCTGCGGCGAGCTGGTGCTACGTGAACGCAACCTTGCGGCGGAGGAACAGGCCCTGCAGCGCCTGGCCGCCTGGGCCTACCAGTACAGCAGCCGCGTCTCGGTTGGCGACGGCGAGCACGTGCTGTACCTGGAGGCCGGCGCCAGCCAGCGCCTGTTCGGCGCCGCGGCCGCCCTGGC
Coding sequences within:
- the imuA gene encoding translesion DNA synthesis-associated protein ImuA; its protein translation is MRPAPRQAPGHPLVWRGGQRQHALPVLPSGHPVLDQHLPGGGWPVGALTELRPARPGLGEFWLLLPLLARVTHGGGWAILVNPPWIPYPPALRGHGIELKRLLRVQTGGAADTLWACEQALRGARGGTVLAWAGDDRRQGAFSQLRRLQLAARDGHKPAFLFAAPGDASRATPAALCLGLDAGKRGLEIRLLKCRGHRPAQPIHLRRPHDDDAIMMATPIPTGHA